Genomic DNA from Pseudomonas fitomaticsae:
GGTCAGCAGATAAAGGGCGTGGGTGATGTGGGGAATGTCTTCTACATCGGCGTGTTTGAAGCAGAGGCAGTAGAGGGTTTGCAGCAGGTCGCTTGAGGCGCGCAGGCGCTGGACGGCGCATTCGAGAATGTCTTGCGGATTGGTATCGGTGTCGATGACCAATGGCTTGGTGTCGGTGAGGTTGCTATCAAGTGGGCGGTAGCGATCGTTGGGGAATTGGTTCCATAATTTCATTGGTTAGACTCTCTCAAGTATCCGAAGAACCGCCAACATCATGACCAAACGATAGGAGGCGGACTGTGTTCGGGTTGGTCAACCAGAGAGAGAGAACTCCAGGCACGCCGAAGCGTCCCAAACACAGCCGCCATAAAGCGTGCCGCATGAATCAGGCGGCAAGCATACAAGGGCATGCGAAGTTTCTCTCTCATTTTCAGGTGACCAAACCCGAGTCGCTGATTTGGCAGCGACAGTCACGACTATAGATTTGAGCTAACAAACGGCGATAGCCGATAAGGCATCACTCCATGTAGGACGTGGACGAAGATTCAATAGGGTCGTTCCTACGGATTCTTGCGGTTTCTCAACAGTTCACGTTTCGCTGCCATCAAGCGTCTCGACTCTTCATCGGGGATGCTTGGCCGGGGATCATCGATGCTTTTCTGAACTTGCCGAGTAACCCACTCTTTGTAGGTCTCCTCGTCGCAGTGAGGTTCAATTCCGTCAGTGGATCTATCCATCCTTCAATTCTCCCGTGATTGTGTGGACGTCTGTTGCCAGTCCCGCCTCAACGAATCGCCCGATACGCCTCAACATCCAGCACACTCGTGGTCAGCCCGGTCGCCGGGGTGTAGATCGTGCCTTTCACCGTCGAGAACGGGACGCCCTTGCTGCCCAGCGACACGTAACGTTCGCCTTGGTCCAGTTCGGTGAACCAGGTGTAGGAGCACTTCTCCATGGCCTTGTATTTCGCTGCCGCGTTGACGATGGCAGCGGTGTGGTTTCGAAGGTCGGCGTCAGTAAGGTTGAGGTTCTTGTCGAGCACGGTGCCCCAGCGTTTCAGGCAGACCTCGGCAAAGTGACGGACGATGAGGCCGGGTTCGGTCAGCACTTTTGGACCACTGTTGCCATCGGCGGAGGCGTTGCCGACCAGGGTGGCGTGACGGCCGGGCATGGGGAAGATGCTGGTCTTGGTGCCGGTCGCGGTTTGCGGGATGACGCAGCTGAAACCCTTGGAGCGTTCGTCCCGTGCATAGAAACCCACGTACTCTTTAACGTTGTAATTGAGCTTCACCCGGTGTTCCTGAAAGTTACCGATACCGGGCACGGGATCAATGGCGAAGATATTTACCGGAATGTTTTTCAATGCGCTGTCGTTGAACATGGCATTGGCCAGCATGTGACAACTGATACCGCCGCGGCTCCAGCCCACCAGATTGACTTTTGTTGGAATAACTCCGTCCTTGCGGAAGGTTTTAATAATTTGTTCCTGTAACTTCTGTTGCGTGACGCTGCGATCGCCATAGTTGTATTTGCGCCACAGCCAGGAGCCCTCGACTTTTACATCTTCAATCGGAATGCCAGCAGCCTTGAGGCGGTTGTATTCCGCCTCGGTCAGTTGCTTGCGCTGCCAGTCGCACTTGCCCTTGATGATGTTCATCGCGTGCTGGACGTTTTCCTCCCAGCCCTTGCCGAACAAGGTCCCGCTGAGGCCGTAGTCCTTGGATCGGGTGAACAGTTCATCGGCTTGCAGGTTGCTGGTGCCGGGCCCATCGACCACGATCCATTCGGCGAACTCGCGACCTGAGTGATGAGAGGCAAGTGTGGAGACCAATTCACCATCCCAATAGTTTTCGTGGGCGCTATCAAACTTTGTCGAACCTGTACCGCAAAAGAAAATAGTCAGCGTAGTCATGTTATTGCTCTTGGTTGATGTAAGAGCAAGCAGGCTAGTTCCAATCTTTGTTGTAATGGAAGTGGTGGGTTGTTGCGAACTTTGTAAGTTGGTCCGCCGGCTTTAACTGTTTATCTGTTGTCTGGCAACTTCCAGCAAGTCGCAACCGTCCTGCGTCAATAAATAAAGCGCGTTGACGATATTAGGGATGTCTTTCACGTCGGCCTGTTTGAAACACAGGCAGTAAAGAGTTTCCAGCAGATCGCTGGCGGCGCGTAGCCGAAGATCGGCGGCATTGAGCAAATCACCCGGTGCTGCTGCGGTGTCGATGACCATTGCCGGGTTGTCACCGTCGCAGGTCTTGAGAGGGCGAAAACGAGTATTCAGCGGTGTGAACATGTTCATGATTGAGGCGTGTCCTTTACGAAGTCGCTTCGGCGGGCCGACACAGTGTTTTCAGTCGCGCCGGCCACTATAGAAGGGCGCTGTCGAGTGGGACAAGACCGCCACAATGGACAGAATTCGTAGGGGTTTTTCCGGGGTTCGGGTATTTGCCCTACGCGTTTTTGTGTCTTTTTCACCGCCAAACCCTGAGGGACAAAATTTCCCACGTGTTTGTCGGGCGATTCCCGTTAAACCTCTGTATGGTGCGCGCCAGAATCCGTAGGGCGTTTCCAGGCGTCCGACACAGACTTAAAGGGAATTAGGTATGCAGTGGCTACGAATGGCCTCGATCGTTTTGCTGTGGGCCAGTGGTTGTCGTTTGGCGGTTGCCTCCGAAGCGGGCAACGGACTGATGCTCACGCAGGTGGAGCGCACTGGCTGGCCGGAAGCACTCACCACTCAGGCCAACATCGACACCGCATCCCGCGCCGAAGTATTGATGTTCGGCAAGGCGCTTCTTGCCAGCGAAACCCTGGACGAATCCGGACTAAAGCAACGCTTGGGTGTGCCGTATGTACAGCTCAAGTCGATCCGCCAGGTGCGTGACGGTCTGTGGGATCGTTTGCTCACCACCTACCGCAACGCCAGCCAGAACTGCGATGAGCAAGCGTTCTGCCCACGGGTGCGCAGTGTCGCCGACCTGCGTCAGTTGGCGGCGGCATTCACCGGTGATATCAGCCCGGCCCATGCACTGTGGGCCAGCAAAAGCCAGGGCGTGCATGAGCAGGTGTTGAACGAGCAATTGCGAGTGGCGGTGTTGCAGCCGTAGAGCCTGCTAGGCGGCTGGCGTGTGGTCTGCTGTCACCGCGCTGGCGAGTGGTGGAAGCTCGCCGGGAAAGGGCATGCACCCGCCCAGCAACAGGCTCTGGATAAGAAGGGCGAAGAGCAGTTTCATACGGTTCGACATGTTCATTCCTTGGTGAGTCTCCGGGGGTATCGGCCGTCCTGGCGCGATGAATGTCGGACGTTACTCTCGCCACAGCGATCCAGGCGAGGAACAAAGTGTTTCGTTTGTTTCAGACCGTGGCTCGGCATCTCAAGCTGTATCATCCCGTATCGATTTGCCCCCCGACCTTTTCTCGACTCGCTGCGATCGCCCGCTAGGCTGTTGGCATCACAGCGGTCAACGGAGTGACAGCGAATGCACAACACCCTGGAACAGGTTTTCGGTTATCCACAGTTTCGACCCGGTCAGGAAGCGGCAATCAGCGCCGTGCTTGCCGGGCGCTCGGCTGCTGCGATATTTCCCACCGGCTCCGGAAAATCCCTTTGTTACCAGGTGCCGGCACTCCTGCTGCCACACCTGACGCTGGTGGTCTCGCCGCTGCTGGCGCTGATGCAGGATCAACTCGAGTTCTTGCGACGACACGGGATTTCGGCAGGCAGCATCGATTCGGCGCAGAGCCGCGAGGATGCCAATGATGTGATGGCCCGCGCCCGTTCGGGCGAACTGAAGATCCTGATGATTTCCGTGGAGCGCTTGAAGAACGAGCGCTTTCGCAACTTTTTGCAGCAGGTGCCGATCTCGCTGCTGGTGGTGGACGAGGCGCACTGCATCTCCGAGTGGGGCCACAACTTTCGCCCCG
This window encodes:
- a CDS encoding antitoxin PaaA2 family protein — encoded protein: MDRSTDGIEPHCDEETYKEWVTRQVQKSIDDPRPSIPDEESRRLMAAKRELLRNRKNP
- a CDS encoding polysaccharide deacetylase, encoding MQWLRMASIVLLWASGCRLAVASEAGNGLMLTQVERTGWPEALTTQANIDTASRAEVLMFGKALLASETLDESGLKQRLGVPYVQLKSIRQVRDGLWDRLLTTYRNASQNCDEQAFCPRVRSVADLRQLAAAFTGDISPAHALWASKSQGVHEQVLNEQLRVAVLQP